The Oncorhynchus mykiss isolate Arlee chromosome 5, USDA_OmykA_1.1, whole genome shotgun sequence DNA window TCAAAAACTAGTCTGATTTTATCATTGGAAAAAAAACTTTGCAATGAAAAAATGATCTGTATTGCTTTTGGAAACAATGCATCTTGTTGATGTAGATGTTTCCTTGAATTACAATCGACCATCAGTCTCTGAGgatataaattattattatttttttacttctaTCACACAAACACGGCACGTTTTTTGGTTGGACACCAACAAATTTCAATGAAATACCAAATAAGGGATATACTGTATTAGGAACTAGTCTACCATCAACTTCACCTGTATTGCACATGTACTGTACACAGCAGCTCCAAAATGTATGTTTAAATAAAAGAGAGCAGGCTCTGTGGAAACTGGAAAAAGTCATATGCAGGGATACAATCAAACTGTTTGCACAAGCTGGGAAGTGTCAATTTCACACAGTAAAAATATACTGCGGAAACAagaaatgtaatctacagtacaatGGACCATAAAAAATGGCTTCCATTCAGAAAAGTGGGCTGTGAACAACATTGACTGCCGACACCAACCGTAATGGCTTGGTTCTCTACTCAGGGTGGGGAATTACTAGAATGGGATGGGTACATTCAATATGGCCGCCAGCACACCCATCACGTTTACTTGAATGGGGATTTCCATTcaatgaattatatttctatggtgggGAGAGGGACTCACCATACACTTGTTGGGCTTCTCTCCCGAGTGGACCCTCATGTGGATGAGGAGTTTGTAGCGGGCGTTGAAGGGCTTGTAGCGGCGGATGCAGCCGGCCCAGAAGCAGGTGAAGTCCTCCCCTTTGCGCTGGTCGATGTGCACCTTCTCGATGTGCCTCACTAGCTCCTCCTGTTGCTCGTACGCCACACTGCAGTCAATCCAGCGGCAAACCTGCTTGTCGCTGAGCGGCCCACCGTCCTCTCCCCCGACGGGGCTCGAGGTCTTGAGGCCCGAGAGGAGTGACGATGAAGATGATGTGGGCTGGTTCTGGAGGTGCAGCAAGCCCCCTGGGCTTGGGCCCCCGTACTGGTGCAGGTGGTAGGGTGGGGGCATGGAGGGCCGCGGGGGGGCAGGGTGGTGGGGGTGAGGACGGAGGTGGCTGGCAGCAGTGCGGCCAGTCAGGTGATTataatggtggtgatggtggtagtggtgctgAAAGAGCTCCTCCTCGCTGGGAGAGAAGTCATCTAGAGGCTCCTGTTTCAGAGCTCCTCCACCGGCCCTCTGACAGCCCTCCAGCATAGACACGTTCCCAAGCAGGCCTCCCGTCATCAGGGCCCCACTCATCAGCAGACCCAGCCCATCGGcgcctgctcctcctcctcctccacccaccGGCTGCATTGAGCCGGGCTCCTCACACAGTCCCTGGTTCTGCTGCTCCGGGTCCAGAGAAgacacggaggaggaggaggagcccgAGGAGGAGCCcgaggagagggacagcaggCAGGCGGCAGGCGAGGGCAGCTGACAACTCTCCTGCGAGAGGGGCTGCTGGGGGCTGCTGCACTTCTGGGGGGGTGGGGGCTTGTGGGGGCCAGCCCGGGAGGAGAAGCCGCCGCTGGGCTGGGGTGAGGGGTTTGTCCGGAGCCCGTTGACACAGGCCACCACGGACATCTGGGAGGAGCAGATAATGGCGGTGATATCGATCCCCTCGGTGGCGGTGACGACGGCGTTCGCGACGGCGCTAGCGTTGCTGCTGGCAGCGGCGGACTGGGAAGCCAGGGACAGGCAGCGTCTCTTCAGGCTGCTAGTAGTGAGCAGCCGCGCTGAATGACGGGAGCCGCTTGGGGACAAAGACAGCGGGGAGGAGCCATCTTCATTATTAAACGGGTACGCCGAGTCTGCCGATAGAGCACTGCCTAAGCCACTGCCACCGCCGCTTCCACCGAGAGGACCCTCCATCTCCCCCCGCCGGACCCCAATGTTTCCCCTGCTGTTCTGGAAGGCACCCTGGATTGTGGTGGGGACCCCTGGTCCCTGTGAGATGTTGTAGCCCATGGATGCCTCCTGTTTGATGGGATAGGAGAGAGGAAGTGCCCTGGCCCCGTTGGAGGTTCCGCAGCCTGGGTCGGGAGAGGCCAGGGATCTCTGGAAGGCAGAGGACCTGTAGAGGGGAAAAACACACGGCAGGGAATCTGAGCAGAGCGAGGCTATTAGGACAACACAGGGGCGAATATGAGCACTATTAGCCGCCCGCTGTTGATAGATAAAGGCCACGGCTGTCTGGGTCCTGCCAAGCCATCCTTCCCACACGCCGCAGCTTTCAGCCCTCGCACAACAGCAAGGCTGTGAGCTGCAGACCTGGCCTAGAGTgggctctctttctccccctctctctttctctgctctcccGTGCTCTCATTCTTTGGCTACAAGAATAACATCTCACCCCAGAGAGCCCCCACAGAACTAAAAGTATTTTAGTCAGGGGGTCTAACATCCACTTCACACAGCCAGAGGACTTTCAGAGAGAAACGGAAGGTTAGTTAGTGACTTGTGGTGTCCCTTTCAAAACAAGGCAGCATCCACCAGAAACAGATGATCCGGGAGTGATTTCATGAATAAATGAAAGGGGACCTTGAGCCCTGTGAGCAGTTATGAATGGGCATTTATGGCTAAGAATAGGAGAGCGGCAGATAGAGAGGACAGAAGAAGAGGCGATGGATGAGCCTTCTTGTGTGTCACTAGTCTGACAGGCTTTGATGACACAAAGGGGTTAAACCTAAGCCTACATGTTGGGATAAATAGGAGTCACCTGGTTTGTTGGCATAATGGCGGCCTGTGAAGGGTCAGCGTTTACAATACTGTGTATTATGGTGGGAATCTTGCCCCCGGTGAATGGGGAGCCAGGTCGTATTTCTCCATGCGTCGCTGTGATGTCCTACATAATAATTCCTGTCAGTTCGCTCATTATGGATTTTGTGCAAAGCTCTTGAGTGATGTGAGAaggcccctctttctctctctcctgtctccatgaAGGAATTgcctttgtcctctctctctctctctcttctctccctctcgctctctctttctctctctctatctctctctccctctctctcgacgCACACTGGGGAAAAGTACTAGATAGAGCCAGAGATGGACTTTTTCGTAGTCAAtaaagagtgtgtgagagagagagagagtgccccCCCTTTCTTTCATGAGCGCTATTTCCTGTTTGGCTGCAGCGATGGCATTCGGGGAGACAATATGGGAGAATTGAATGTCTCTCCAGAAGCACTTTGGAGTgtatagaggccagagagggtgATAGGAATCTTTTTCTGACCAGTGAATAGATGTTACGTAGTGTACCTGCCTCCTCTATGAGAAATGTCATTAAATGCTATAGGTAATTACATTTGACAGATGAAGTACGCATTTTTTGGGGGATTATTATCAATACCATTACCTGCGTAGAATGATGACTGTTCATTTTATCAGTATGATAATGTTATTAGTGTTAATACGATAGTAGAACGTGTACTGCTAACATCATTTCAGGTGTTTCAAAAATACAAACAATCTGATCAACAGAAACAATCGACAGACAGCTATACTGTTTCAGGCCTGTACTGACCCCTATGTTGCCGGTGTTCTTGTCAGAACCTGTCTTGTCGTTCTTACCTGGCTTCAGCGTGCTGCTGCTGGCTGTCCTGCAGATGAaggttgtgtgtgggtgtgggccGCTCACAGTGGACACTGTGGTAATGACCCACTGGACCTGGCTGGCTCCCTGGTGGCACCGGCACCGCCAGACTCTGCCCACAGCGCATCAGTGTGCCCTCACTGCCCCCCAGCTCTGGCCCACTCTCCTTCTCTGGGCAGTAGGCACCGCTGCAACTGCCGTTCACTGGAAAAGGGGAAGAGAAGGGATGAAAATGACAACACTGTCTGTAACCCTCAAAGTCCCTAAAATAAGATAGGATTTTATTCATCCCCAAAGGGGAAGTTTGTTTGCACAAGCAAATACACACAACACTAATAAATACAAAACTTATGATGACAATGACAGCACTGTAAACCCCTCAGAGTCCCCCTCTAGCTGGAA harbors:
- the LOC110524050 gene encoding zinc finger protein GLIS1 isoform X1 → MQKSSALFGMVSHCQTPSFSDFTGLTLSMYSSKSDICARRIGNDGFGAQSHMQCPSPKRHAAPEERYGSQEKGLLTAKSPRACFSLSPEQVNGSCSGAYCPEKESGPELGGSEGTLMRCGQSLAVPVPPGSQPGPVGHYHSVHCERPTPTHNLHLQDSQQQHAEARSSAFQRSLASPDPGCGTSNGARALPLSYPIKQEASMGYNISQGPGVPTTIQGAFQNSRGNIGVRRGEMEGPLGGSGGGSGLGSALSADSAYPFNNEDGSSPLSLSPSGSRHSARLLTTSSLKRRCLSLASQSAAASSNASAVANAVVTATEGIDITAIICSSQMSVVACVNGLRTNPSPQPSGGFSSRAGPHKPPPPQKCSSPQQPLSQESCQLPSPAACLLSLSSGSSSGSSSSSVSSLDPEQQNQGLCEEPGSMQPVGGGGGGAGADGLGLLMSGALMTGGLLGNVSMLEGCQRAGGGALKQEPLDDFSPSEEELFQHHYHHHHHYNHLTGRTAASHLRPHPHHPAPPRPSMPPPYHLHQYGGPSPGGLLHLQNQPTSSSSSLLSGLKTSSPVGGEDGGPLSDKQVCRWIDCSVAYEQQEELVRHIEKVHIDQRKGEDFTCFWAGCIRRYKPFNARYKLLIHMRVHSGEKPNKCMFEGCSKAFSRLENLKIHLRSHTGEKPYLCQHPGCQKAFSNSSDRAKHQRTHLDTKPYACQIPGCTKRYTDPSSLRKHVKIHSAKEQQVRRKLRPCPHLEQDVLSECLSVHHPQGSVPSQHQHLHCPAPSQQHLFNGKDGRSPGLCQDIFTGLYTGSSTPHHGVSVELLSPGPAPTPGSASAPDLPPRQPRLDRDLSSPHHLSPLSTMESTRDGVSGPLLSPGMKGTGTPPPLEKQQQQQQHIHPHHKPYSHYHHQAASDDYQGSFQSCFHFGDSYRMEQSVSGVHLPADSHGYTSHQHNGFHMSSTSGGSAAGFSLAQDLQGPGGCQFSSSPEESIFFQVNSFDRSLSQMSSVYTET
- the LOC110524050 gene encoding zinc finger protein GLIS1 isoform X2; this encodes MQKSSALFGMVSHCQTPSFSDFTGLTLSMYSSKSDICARRIGNDGFGAQSHMQCPSPKRHAAPEERYGSQEKGLLTAKSPRACFSLSPEQVNGSCSGAYCPEKESGPELGGSEGTLMRCGQSLAVPVPPGSQPGPVGHYHSVHCERPTPTHNLHLQDSQQQHAEARSSAFQRSLASPDPGCGTSNGARALPLSYPIKQEASMGYNISQGPGVPTTIQGAFQNSRGNIGVRRGEMEGPLGGSGGGSGLGSALSADSAYPFNNEDGSSPLSLSPSGSRHSARLLTTSSLKRRCLSLASQSAAASSNASAVANAVVTATEGIDITAIICSSQMSVVACVNGLRTNPSPQPSGGFSSRAGPHKPPPPQKCSSPQQPLSQESCQLPSPAACLLSLSSGSSSGSSSSSVSSLDPEQQNQGLCEEPGSMQPVGGGGGGAGADGLGLLMSGALMTGGLLGNVSMLEGCQRAGGGALKQEPLDDFSPSEEELFQHHYHHHHHYNHLTGRTAASHLRPHPHHPAPPRPSMPPPYHLHQYGGPSPGGLLHLQNQPTSSSSSLLSGLKTSSPVGGEDGGPLSDKQVCRWIDCSVAYEQQEELVRHIEKVHIDQRKGEDFTCFWAGCIRRYKPFNARYKLLIHMRVHSGEKPNKCMFEGCSKAFSRLENLKIHLRSHTGEKPYLCQHPGCQKAFSNSSDRAKHQRTHLDTKPYACQIPGCTKRYTDPSSLRKHVKIHSAKEQQLRPCPHLEQDVLSECLSVHHPQGSVPSQHQHLHCPAPSQQHLFNGKDGRSPGLCQDIFTGLYTGSSTPHHGVSVELLSPGPAPTPGSASAPDLPPRQPRLDRDLSSPHHLSPLSTMESTRDGVSGPLLSPGMKGTGTPPPLEKQQQQQQHIHPHHKPYSHYHHQAASDDYQGSFQSCFHFGDSYRMEQSVSGVHLPADSHGYTSHQHNGFHMSSTSGGSAAGFSLAQDLQGPGGCQFSSSPEESIFFQVNSFDRSLSQMSSVYTET